DNA from Pseudomonas mendocina:
GCCCGATGATGCGCACGGTGAATGCCGACTGGGGGCCGCTGGCGCCAACGCTGCATTTCTCGCTGGATCAGGATCGCCTGCAAGCCGTTGGCCTGACTTCCAACGCGGTCGCTCAGCAGCTGCAGTTCCTGCTCAGCGGCGTGCCGATCACATCGGTGCGCGAAGACATTCGCTCGGTGCAAGTGGTTGGTCGTGCTGCGGGGGATATCCGTCTCGATCCGGCGAAGATCGAAGGCTTCACGCTGGTCGGTTCGTCTGGTCAGCGCATTCCGCTGTCGCAGATCGGTGAAGTGGGTGTACGCATGGAAGACCCGATCCTGCGCCGTCGCGACCGTACTCCGACCATTACCGTGCGTGGCGACATCGCCGAAGAGCTGCAGCCGCCCGACGTCTCGGTAGCGCTGTGGAAAGACCTGCAACCGATCATCGAGACGTTGCCTGCCGGCTACCGCATCGAAATGGCTGGCTCCTTCGAGGAGTCCGGCAAGGCCAGCAAGGCGATTCTGCCGCTGCTGCCGATCATGATTGCTCTGACACTGCTGATCATCATCCTGCAGGTGCGCTCGATCTCGGCGATGGTGATGGTGTTTCTCACCTCACCGCTGGGCCTGATTGGCGTGGTGCCGGTATTGCTGCTGTTCCAGCAGCCGTTCGGCATCAACGCCCTGGTCGGGTTGATCGCACTGTCGGGCATCCTGATGCGCAACACGCTGATCCTGATCGGGCAGATCCACCATAACGAAAACGAGGGGCTCGCCCCGTTCAATGCCGTCGTCGAGGCCACGGTACAACGAGCCCGACCGGTATTGCTGACCGCGCTGGCGGCCATCCTCGCCTTCATTCCGCTTACCCATTCGGTGTTCTGGGGCACCTTGGCGTACACCCTGATCGGCGGCACCTTCGTCGGCACCATCATGACCCTGGTGTTCCTGCCGGCGATGTACTCCATCTGGTTCAAGATCCGCCCCAGCGAGCGCAACGATTGGTCAAACAGCATGGCGAAAGCCTGACGCAACTGCCGGTCAGCGTTTTCCTGCGGCTCGGGAGAGCGCCGACCGATACAGAGAGGTTCCAATGAGCAACGTTCAACAGCAGAAACGCATCGTGGTAACCGGCACCGGTATCGTCGGGCCGCTGGGCTGTGGTGTGGATGAAGTATGGCGCCGCCTGCTGGCGGGGCGCTCAGGCATTCGCACGTTGCCAGCGGAAATCACCGAAGGCACCGGCGTGGCGGTCGGCGGTCAAGTGCCCACGTTCGAATAGGATGCGCTGGCGGGCTACCAGCCCGAACGGATCATCCCGCCGAAAGAGCGCAAGAAGATGGACCGTTTCATCGAGTTCGCGCTGGTTGCCGCTCACGAAGCGCTGGAGCAGGCGGGTTGGCACCCAAGCAGCGAAGCAGAGCAGGCACGCACCGCAACCATCATCGCCTCGGGTGTGGGCGGCTTTGGCGCGATGGCCGAGGCGGTGCGCACCACCGACTCACGCGGGCCGCGCAGGCTTTCGCCGTTCACTGCGCCATCGTTCTTGGCCAATATGGCGGCCGGGCATGTGTCCATCCGCAACGGCTTCAAAGGCCCGCTCGGCGCGCCGGTCACCGCTTGTGCGGCAGGCGTCCAGGCAATTGGCGACGCAGCTCGCCTGATCAGACGTGGCGAGGCCGACATCGCCATCTGTGGCGGTACGGAAGCGGCGATCGACCGTGTGACCCTGGGCTGCTTCGCGGCCGCTCGCGCGCTGTCCACCGGCTTCGCCGAGCACCCGCAGCAAGCCTCGCGGCCGTTTGATCGTGACCGCGATGGCTTCGTCATGGCCGAGGGCGCCGGGCTGCTGGTGATCGAGTCGCTGGAGCATGCCCTTGCACGCGGTGCCACGCCGCTGGCTGAACTGGTGGGTTACGGCACCAGCGCCGATGCCTATCACCTCACCGCCGGCCCCGAGGATGGCAGCGGTGCTCGTCGCGCCATGCAACAGGCGCTGCAGCAGGCGGGCCTGAGCCCGAACGACGTGCAGCACATCAATGCCCACGCCACCTCCACTCAGGTTGGCGACAACGGCGAGCTGGCGGCCATTCAGGCGCTGTTCGGCGGGGGTGCAGGCGTGGCGATCAGTTCGACCAAATCCGCCACCGGCCACTTGCTCGGCGCTGCCGGCGGCATCGAAGCGATCTTCACCGTGCTGGCGCTGCGCGACCAGATCGTGCCGCCGACGCTGAACCTCCACAAACCGGCCGATGCCGCGGAAGGGCTCGACCTGGTCGCGCTCAACGCTCGCAAAATGCCGATCACCCATGCGCTCTCCAATGGTTTCGGTTTTGGCGGCGTGAATGCCAGCGTACTGTTCCGGCGCTGGGACCCCTGGTCATGAGCCAATCCGCACAGAAGGGGCGGCGCCAGCGGGAAATGTTGTTGGCAGCGAGTGAAGTGTTCACGGCGTTGGGGTTTGCCCAGGCGAACATGCAAGCCATTGCTGACTCTGCGGGGGTGACCAAGGCCACTCTCTATGCGCACTTTGGCGACAAGGAGCGGCTCTATCGAGCGGTCATCGACCACTGGCTGAGCGAATTGCCGGAACCAAAACTGCCAGGTCAGGTGCGGGGCGGACTGCGTTCCTGCCTGGAAAGAGTCGCACGTGAACTGCAACTGCAAAGTGAACACCCAGCGTTTCATGCGCTCACCCATATAGCGCTGCGCTCCAACCGGATACCCCAGAAACGCTGGCGGCAACGCTACCGCCCCTATCAGAGCTACCTTGAGGAAAGCCTTTCGCGATCTGCTCGATGCTCTGACCCCGAGCAGGCAGCAGTCCGTTTCCTGCTGCTGGCAGTGGGTAGCATCGACTGTAGCCATTTGATGGCCGTGAGTGGGCTGCGCCTCTCTGCCGCTGTAGACATGTTCGTCCAGGCGTATGCCTGAGTCAGGTTTGCGCTTCGGAAACATCAGGGTTCCTGAAAGCGGCATCACCAAGGCCGCAATTGGCCAGGTTCAGGGTGTTGGATAAGCGAGGATTTCGCGCCGGATAAAGTCTGAACTCATCGCAGGCCGTGCTGACTGAATCTGAAAGAGCGAAGCGCTGTCAGGAGAAAGACGCATGAATGAATCCGAGAGCACGGTAGAGGCATTCAAGGCCTCGATCCTGGCCAAACTTCGTTATGCGGTGGGCAAAGATCCGGAGAACGCCTTCGACCATGACTGGTTCGAGGCCCTGGCCTTGGCTACCCGTGATCATGTGGTCGACCGCTGGGAGGAGGCCAGTGCCCAACTTGCCCGGCAGGACGACAAACGCGTCTATTACCTGTCGCTGGAATTTCTCATCGGCCGGCTGCTGGTCGACAACCTGAGCAATATCGGCTTGCTCGATGTGGCGCGTCAGGCCATGGCTGAACTCAACGTCGACCTAGAACGCATCCGCCAGATCGAACCCGATGCCGCACTGGGCAACGGTGGCCTCGGCCGTCTGGCTGCCTGCTTCATGGAGAGCATGGCAACCCTGCGTCTGCCCGCGCATGGCTATGGCATCCGATACGAACATGGCTTGTTTCGCCAGGCGATCATCGATGGCTGGCAGGCCGAGCAGACCGAGACCTGGCTGGATTTCGGCAACCCCTGGGAGTTCGAACGGCCGGAAGTAGCCTATCGCGTGGGCTTTGGTGGGGGCGTCACCAGCCATGTGCAGGAAGACGGTGGCATCAGCCAGAGCTGGCAGCCGCAGGAAACCGTACGGGCTATCGCCTATGACACGCCAGTGGTCGGTTGGCGCGGCGCTTCGGTGAACACCTTGCGCCTGTGGCGGGCGAGGGCCGAGGAAAACCTGCAGCTGGATCGCTTCAATGCCGGCGATCACTTCGGCGCCGTCGCCGGTGAAGTGCGCGCGGAAAGCATCTCGCGGGTGCTGTATCCGGCCGACGACACCGAGGCTGGCCAGGAACTGCGCCTGCGTCAGGAGTACTTCTTGGTATCCGCCTCGCTGCAGGATCTGCTCGAACGCCACCTGCGCCTGC
Protein-coding regions in this window:
- a CDS encoding TetR/AcrR family transcriptional regulator, whose protein sequence is MSQSAQKGRRQREMLLAASEVFTALGFAQANMQAIADSAGVTKATLYAHFGDKERLYRAVIDHWLSELPEPKLPGQVRGGLRSCLERVARELQLQSEHPAFHALTHIALRSNRIPQKRWRQRYRPYQSYLEESLSRSARCSDPEQAAVRFLLLAVGSIDCSHLMAVSGLRLSAAVDMFVQAYA